In one Methylocaldum szegediense genomic region, the following are encoded:
- a CDS encoding M35 family metallo-endopeptidase, with the protein MAWYDHKFSNQYEEAKKVLKNETFADSWKKLVQSLVKLMGDTGFNAGDAGNLDELRKKSSRGADKGWFKGYEKIGEDEGLLAATGDPTKTAINGKTRKKAAALKFLRHVYLLKKWGSHKVWIHSLPTDFSDWPHWAFDSGTDVNVKTLLRSNSEKFSEEQKKNLSHSTQEAIKWCQKTLIVIANAAAKSNGRTKTKALELVKRWFADENTTDEELNNYISELSRGFKSILGTLNRGQIILTDFPTLRNASNPSEVGLKMSEAFVWALANREPLDVVYIEEEFFGSKNVLTGLTNWTRILIHELSHLVCGTTDVKPGPRYAWYGIAPNAANFPGAKAITNAENWAFFAADCAGALSDSERNRALTVK; encoded by the coding sequence ATGGCCTGGTATGACCACAAATTTTCGAACCAATACGAAGAAGCCAAGAAAGTCCTAAAAAACGAGACGTTCGCCGATAGCTGGAAAAAACTGGTGCAATCTCTCGTAAAGCTCATGGGAGATACCGGTTTCAATGCCGGCGACGCTGGGAATCTCGACGAGTTGCGTAAGAAGTCCTCGCGTGGAGCGGATAAAGGCTGGTTCAAAGGGTATGAAAAGATCGGAGAGGACGAAGGATTATTGGCGGCAACAGGCGATCCGACCAAGACCGCGATCAATGGCAAGACGCGCAAAAAAGCGGCCGCCCTGAAATTTCTCCGGCATGTTTATCTATTGAAAAAGTGGGGTAGCCATAAGGTCTGGATTCATTCCTTGCCCACGGATTTTTCCGATTGGCCGCACTGGGCGTTCGACAGCGGAACCGATGTCAACGTTAAGACACTGCTGCGTTCCAATTCGGAAAAATTTTCTGAAGAGCAGAAAAAAAACCTTTCCCATAGTACGCAAGAAGCTATCAAATGGTGTCAGAAGACCTTGATCGTCATAGCCAACGCCGCCGCCAAATCGAACGGAAGAACCAAGACCAAGGCTCTCGAACTCGTGAAGCGGTGGTTTGCGGATGAAAATACAACCGACGAGGAGTTAAACAATTACATCTCAGAGCTATCCAGGGGATTCAAATCTATTCTGGGCACTCTCAACCGGGGCCAGATTATCCTGACCGATTTTCCCACGCTTCGTAACGCCTCGAACCCGTCGGAAGTCGGTCTGAAGATGTCGGAGGCATTCGTTTGGGCTCTTGCAAACCGCGAACCTCTCGACGTCGTTTATATCGAAGAAGAATTCTTCGGTTCCAAGAACGTCCTGACCGGTTTGACGAACTGGACACGCATACTGATCCACGAATTGTCACATCTCGTTTGCGGCACCACTGATGTAAAGCCGGGGCCGCGCTATGCTTGGTACGGGATCGCACCCAATGCCGCTAATTTCCCGGGTGCCAAAGCCATCACGAATGCGGAGAATTGGGCCTTCTTTGCTGCGGACTGCGCAGGCGCGCTGTCCGATAGCGAACGCAACAGAGCCTTGACAGTTAAATGA
- the tssH gene encoding type VI secretion system ATPase TssH produces MGEISRVKLFGKLNQICYKAIESATVFCKLRGNPYVELVHWLHQLLQLQDSDLHRLIKQFGIDPARLAKDFTEALDRLPRGATSISDLSSHVEEAVERGWVYGTLMFGENQVRSGHLIVGILKTRGLRGELIGISKEFEKIGLETLTDRFSEFVSGSPEDGLTATDGFNAGGPAPGEASGALAPAAMGKQEALKQFTIDLTELARQGKMDPIVGRDEEIRQVIDILMRRRQNNPILTGEAGVGKTAVVEGFAQKIVAGDVPPPLRDVRLLTLDVGLLQAGASMKGEFENRLRQVIEEVQSSPKPIILFIDEAHTLVGAGGAAGTGDAANLLKPALARGTLRTVAATTWAEYKKYIEKDPALTRRFQVVQVHEPTEDKAIRMMRGVVSVMEKHHRVQILDEALEAAVKLSHRYIPARQLPDKAVSLLDTACARVAISQHAVPPEVDDCRKRIQALETELEIIGRERSVGINTSAREERAKAELQTERERLATLESRWSSEREIVEKILALRQQLREQTGKVEGTGSALEQAVEQTEPAPTGETVDRDALLSELRNLQDRLRELQGEHPLILPTVDGQAVASVVQDWTGIPVGRMVKNEIETVLKLADILEQRIIGQRHALEMIAKRIQTSRAGLDNPNKPIGVFMLAGTSGVGKTETALALAEALYGGEQNVITINMSEYQEAHTVSTLKGAPPGYVGYGEGGVLTEAVRRRPYSVVLLDEVEKAHPDVHEIFFQVFDKGWMEDGEGRVIDFKNTLILLTTNVGTDLIMNLCKDPELMPEPEAIAKALREPLLKVFPPALLGRLVVIPYYPLSDEMIGAIARLQLGRIEKRIRENHKVPFNYDDDVIKLITSRCTELESGGRMIDAILTNTVLPRISQEFLTRMMEGKPIERVHVSVQDGEFAYQFE; encoded by the coding sequence ATGGGAGAAATCAGCCGGGTCAAGCTTTTCGGCAAGCTCAACCAGATTTGCTACAAGGCTATCGAAAGCGCGACCGTATTCTGCAAATTACGCGGCAATCCTTACGTTGAATTGGTGCACTGGCTGCATCAGCTGCTTCAGCTACAGGATTCGGATCTTCATCGTCTTATCAAACAGTTCGGCATTGATCCCGCGCGCCTTGCGAAAGACTTCACCGAAGCGCTCGACCGTTTGCCAAGAGGGGCTACCTCCATATCCGACCTGTCATCCCATGTTGAGGAAGCGGTCGAGCGCGGCTGGGTCTACGGTACTCTGATGTTCGGCGAAAACCAGGTTCGCTCGGGCCACCTGATTGTCGGCATTCTGAAAACGAGAGGGTTGCGTGGAGAGCTGATCGGCATTTCCAAAGAATTCGAAAAAATCGGTCTCGAAACATTGACCGACCGCTTCTCCGAGTTCGTCTCCGGTTCGCCGGAGGACGGTCTTACCGCGACGGATGGCTTCAACGCGGGCGGCCCGGCGCCTGGTGAAGCAAGTGGTGCTTTGGCGCCGGCTGCCATGGGCAAACAGGAAGCGCTCAAGCAATTCACGATCGACCTGACCGAACTGGCGAGGCAGGGAAAGATGGACCCGATCGTCGGACGCGACGAGGAAATCCGTCAGGTCATCGACATCTTGATGCGCCGGCGGCAAAACAATCCCATCCTGACCGGCGAGGCCGGTGTCGGCAAGACCGCGGTCGTTGAAGGATTCGCGCAAAAAATTGTCGCCGGCGATGTGCCGCCGCCTTTGCGGGATGTGAGACTGCTTACCCTTGACGTCGGACTCCTACAGGCCGGCGCAAGCATGAAAGGCGAGTTCGAGAACCGGCTGCGGCAAGTCATCGAGGAAGTTCAGTCTTCGCCCAAACCGATCATCCTGTTCATCGATGAAGCTCATACCCTGGTCGGAGCGGGGGGAGCTGCCGGCACCGGCGATGCTGCGAACCTCTTAAAGCCTGCTCTCGCGCGCGGCACCCTGCGGACGGTAGCGGCAACGACCTGGGCAGAGTACAAAAAATACATCGAGAAAGATCCAGCGCTGACGCGGCGTTTTCAGGTCGTTCAGGTCCACGAGCCGACCGAAGACAAGGCGATTCGCATGATGCGCGGCGTGGTTTCCGTGATGGAAAAACATCATCGGGTACAGATCTTGGACGAGGCGCTGGAAGCAGCCGTCAAGCTCTCCCACCGCTACATTCCTGCGCGTCAGCTTCCGGACAAAGCCGTGAGCTTGCTCGACACCGCCTGTGCCCGTGTTGCTATTAGCCAACATGCCGTACCGCCGGAAGTGGACGATTGCCGAAAGCGCATACAAGCGCTTGAGACCGAGCTCGAGATCATCGGTCGGGAGCGTTCGGTCGGGATTAACACTTCAGCCCGCGAAGAACGTGCGAAGGCGGAACTGCAAACCGAGCGGGAGCGCTTGGCGACTTTGGAAAGCCGCTGGAGTTCGGAAAGGGAAATTGTGGAAAAGATTCTCGCCTTGCGTCAGCAGCTCCGGGAACAGACGGGAAAAGTCGAAGGCACTGGCAGCGCGCTGGAGCAGGCGGTGGAACAGACGGAGCCAGCGCCCACAGGAGAGACAGTTGATCGAGATGCTCTGCTGTCCGAGTTAAGAAACCTGCAAGATCGGCTGCGCGAGTTGCAAGGAGAGCATCCGTTGATCCTACCCACCGTTGATGGACAGGCCGTGGCGTCCGTGGTGCAGGATTGGACCGGTATTCCCGTCGGGCGCATGGTCAAGAACGAAATCGAAACCGTACTCAAACTGGCGGACATACTTGAGCAACGCATCATCGGCCAGCGCCACGCGCTGGAAATGATCGCCAAACGGATTCAGACCTCCCGTGCCGGCCTCGACAATCCCAACAAGCCGATCGGCGTTTTCATGCTGGCCGGTACCTCGGGCGTCGGTAAAACCGAAACCGCCCTGGCTTTGGCCGAAGCACTCTACGGCGGCGAGCAAAACGTCATCACCATCAACATGAGCGAATATCAGGAGGCGCATACGGTATCGACCCTGAAGGGAGCGCCGCCTGGTTACGTCGGCTATGGAGAAGGTGGCGTGCTGACCGAAGCGGTACGGCGCCGCCCTTACAGCGTCGTATTGCTGGACGAAGTCGAGAAAGCCCACCCGGACGTTCACGAGATTTTCTTCCAAGTCTTCGATAAAGGCTGGATGGAGGACGGCGAGGGCAGGGTGATCGACTTCAAGAACACCCTCATTCTGCTGACCACCAATGTGGGAACGGATCTGATCATGAACTTGTGCAAAGATCCGGAGCTCATGCCCGAACCCGAAGCGATAGCGAAAGCGCTGCGCGAGCCTTTGCTCAAGGTTTTCCCGCCTGCCTTGTTGGGCCGTCTGGTCGTCATCCCCTACTACCCCTTGAGCGACGAAATGATCGGCGCCATTGCGCGCTTGCAACTCGGCCGCATCGAAAAACGCATTCGCGAAAACCACAAAGTGCCGTTCAACTACGACGACGATGTGATCAAACTCATCACCAGCCGTTGCACCGAACTCGAGAGCGGCGGGCGCATGATCGACGCAATTCTGACCAATACAGTCCTGCCGAGGATTAGTCAGGAATTTTTGACTCGGATGATGGAAGGCAAACCCATCGAAAGGGTGCATGTATCGGTGCAGGATGGCGAATTCGCGTATCAATTTGAATGA
- the tssG gene encoding type VI secretion system baseplate subunit TssG: MADTDRTATHDLIEHLTREPYRFDFFEALRVIECHHRDKPRLGKSVKASDDPVRLAQQPGLDFAPSTVAGFEYGADGLPPRLSVRFLGLFGPNGPLPLHLTEYARERVRHHGDRTFSRFADVFHHRMLCLFYRAWADAQPTVCHDRPESDRFAAYLGSLFGIGVPSVRNRDAMPDSAKLYFTGHLSVQTKHPEGLQALIGDFFRIPVTIREFVGEWMEVALHEQSRLGISPHSASLGMSVVVGARVWGCQHKFRIVLGPMGLEQYRAMLPGGKSLVELIAIVRNYVGDELVWDLNLVLRNQEVPSLQLDGSAQLGWTSWLGTRQGEKDADDLRLNPYFQSARL, encoded by the coding sequence ATGGCCGATACGGATCGGACAGCGACACACGATCTGATCGAACACCTCACGCGGGAGCCGTATCGCTTCGATTTTTTCGAAGCACTGCGGGTAATCGAATGTCATCACCGCGACAAACCGAGACTAGGCAAATCGGTCAAAGCTTCGGACGATCCCGTCCGCTTGGCTCAGCAGCCGGGACTGGACTTTGCCCCGTCCACCGTGGCCGGGTTCGAGTACGGCGCGGACGGACTGCCGCCGCGCCTGTCGGTCAGGTTTCTCGGACTGTTCGGACCGAATGGGCCTTTGCCGCTGCACTTGACCGAATACGCACGCGAGCGTGTTCGACACCATGGCGATCGCACGTTTTCTCGTTTTGCCGATGTCTTTCATCATCGGATGCTATGCCTGTTTTACCGGGCTTGGGCCGACGCTCAGCCCACGGTTTGCCACGACCGGCCGGAATCGGATCGTTTTGCGGCCTATTTAGGCTCCTTGTTCGGCATCGGCGTACCGTCTGTTCGAAATCGCGATGCCATGCCGGACTCGGCCAAGCTCTACTTTACCGGCCACTTGTCGGTGCAAACCAAGCACCCGGAAGGGCTGCAGGCGCTCATCGGAGATTTTTTCCGCATTCCGGTAACGATTAGGGAGTTCGTAGGCGAATGGATGGAGGTCGCTTTGCACGAACAGTCCCGCTTGGGTATCTCACCGCATAGCGCGTCTTTAGGAATGTCCGTGGTCGTCGGTGCCCGCGTATGGGGTTGCCAGCACAAGTTTCGAATCGTTCTCGGGCCGATGGGACTTGAGCAGTATCGGGCGATGCTGCCGGGCGGAAAGAGTCTGGTCGAGCTGATCGCCATCGTGCGCAATTACGTCGGTGACGAACTGGTCTGGGATTTGAACCTGGTGCTTCGCAATCAGGAGGTTCCGTCTCTGCAACTGGACGGCAGTGCGCAGCTAGGCTGGACCAGTTGGCTGGGGACAAGGCAAGGCGAAAAGGACGCCGACGATCTGAGGCTGAACCCGTATTTCCAGAGCGCTCGGCTCTGA
- the tssF gene encoding type VI secretion system baseplate subunit TssF, giving the protein MDPRFLQYYNRELQHIREMGAEFAKEFPKIAGRLGLDEFECSDPYVERLLEGFAFLAARVQLKIDAEFPRFTEHLLEVVYPHYLSPLPSMAVVQLQPDLSEGSLAEGFSVPRATALRSQIAKGEQTACEYRTAHNVTLWPLQLVEAQYLATPSAVANLGVPSIPGMRAGLRFVFRTTAGLRFEQLKLAKLPLFLRGTGELPYRLYEQFLADTLALAVQPATRPAAWTEVVDKAPVSRLGFRDDEALLPFGPRSFQGYRLLQEYFAFPERFLFVELNGLQNAVRRCSGTELEVIVLFKRSEPHLINAADASNFSLFCTPAVNLFPKRTDRIPLSHFVPYYHVVPDRTRPMDYEVYGVSEVIGYGATPSDEREFLPFYGSRSGYRRHEENAYYTLHREKRVLSPKQRRLGMRSSYVGSEVFISLVDASEAPYRGDLKQLGMETLCTNRDLPLLMPVGVGATDFTLQIGAPVQAIRCLAGPTKPKPSPADGEMAWRLINHLSLNYLTLMDSNQTEGAAALRELLTLYADPNDATVRKQIEGVLSVASKNVVRRVDTAGPIVFGRGLEITVEMDESAFEGSGCFLLGAVLEQFFTRYVSLNSFTETSIRTVTRGEIMRWPIRIGQRHTI; this is encoded by the coding sequence ATGGATCCTCGCTTCCTCCAGTATTACAACCGCGAATTACAGCACATTCGAGAAATGGGTGCCGAGTTCGCGAAAGAATTTCCGAAGATTGCCGGACGTCTCGGCCTGGACGAGTTCGAATGTTCTGATCCTTATGTCGAACGCCTGCTCGAAGGGTTCGCATTTCTTGCAGCTCGGGTGCAGCTCAAGATCGATGCCGAGTTTCCGCGCTTTACCGAGCACCTGCTAGAGGTCGTTTACCCCCATTATCTTTCGCCGCTGCCGTCCATGGCCGTAGTGCAGCTGCAGCCGGATTTGTCCGAAGGCTCACTGGCGGAAGGATTCTCGGTGCCTCGCGCTACCGCGCTGAGAAGCCAGATTGCTAAAGGCGAACAAACCGCCTGCGAATACCGAACCGCGCACAACGTTACGCTGTGGCCGCTGCAACTCGTGGAAGCTCAATACCTCGCAACCCCCAGCGCGGTCGCGAATCTCGGCGTGCCGAGCATACCGGGCATGAGGGCGGGACTCCGTTTCGTTTTTCGAACTACAGCAGGACTACGTTTCGAGCAGCTCAAGCTCGCGAAGCTTCCTCTATTTCTCCGCGGCACAGGCGAACTTCCCTACCGTCTGTACGAGCAGTTCCTGGCCGACACACTGGCGCTGGCGGTGCAACCTGCAACCCGCCCGGCCGCATGGACCGAGGTCGTCGACAAGGCACCGGTATCGCGGCTGGGGTTTCGAGACGACGAGGCTTTATTGCCGTTCGGACCGCGCTCGTTTCAGGGCTACCGATTGCTTCAGGAGTATTTTGCATTTCCCGAACGATTTCTGTTTGTCGAATTAAACGGTCTGCAGAACGCGGTGAGACGTTGCAGCGGAACCGAACTGGAAGTGATCGTCCTGTTCAAGCGTAGCGAGCCGCATCTTATCAATGCCGCCGATGCCAGCAACTTTTCGCTGTTCTGCACGCCAGCGGTCAATTTGTTTCCGAAGCGCACCGACCGCATCCCTCTAAGCCACTTCGTCCCCTATTATCACGTCGTGCCGGATCGAACACGGCCCATGGATTACGAAGTCTATGGCGTTAGTGAAGTGATCGGCTACGGTGCGACGCCGTCCGACGAACGCGAATTCTTGCCGTTCTACGGATCAAGGAGTGGATACCGACGCCACGAGGAGAACGCCTATTACACGCTGCACCGCGAGAAGCGCGTGTTATCGCCGAAACAGCGTAGGTTGGGGATGCGCTCGAGTTATGTCGGCAGCGAAGTTTTTATCTCGCTGGTCGATGCGTCGGAAGCCCCTTATCGAGGCGATCTCAAACAGTTGGGCATGGAAACGCTCTGCACCAATCGCGATCTTCCCCTGCTCATGCCAGTTGGCGTGGGGGCTACTGACTTTACCTTGCAGATCGGTGCTCCGGTCCAGGCGATTCGGTGCTTAGCGGGGCCAACCAAGCCGAAGCCTTCGCCCGCCGACGGCGAAATGGCGTGGCGCCTGATCAATCACCTGTCGCTTAACTATCTGACGCTGATGGACAGCAACCAGACCGAGGGTGCCGCGGCGCTGCGCGAATTGCTCACCCTTTATGCCGATCCCAACGACGCCACAGTGCGGAAGCAAATCGAAGGCGTTCTGTCGGTCGCTTCGAAGAACGTGGTCCGGCGGGTCGACACGGCCGGCCCGATCGTGTTCGGCCGTGGGCTGGAGATTACGGTCGAGATGGATGAATCCGCCTTCGAGGGTTCCGGCTGCTTTCTGTTAGGAGCCGTGCTCGAACAGTTTTTTACCCGTTACGTGTCTCTGAATTCGTTCACTGAAACGTCCATCAGGACCGTAACCCGAGGGGAGATTATGAGATGGCCGATACGGATCGGACAGCGACACACGATCTGA
- the tssE gene encoding type VI secretion system baseplate subunit TssE, producing MADLTPKERLQPSLLDRLTDDEPEKQQESREQRVMNIRNLRQSVLRDLAWLLNTTAMTSLAKLERYPFVERSVLNFGIPALAGTSLSGADLPVIERKVKQAILDFEPRILPDTVKVRVAASDNMNLKAMTFTIEGELWAQPLPLHLYIRTEIDLDTGYAQVVDLNG from the coding sequence ATGGCTGATCTTACGCCCAAGGAGCGCCTACAGCCTTCCCTGCTGGACCGTCTTACCGACGACGAGCCGGAAAAACAACAAGAATCCCGTGAGCAACGGGTGATGAATATCAGGAATTTACGGCAGAGCGTTCTGCGTGACCTGGCGTGGTTGCTGAATACTACTGCCATGACCTCGCTAGCGAAGCTTGAAAGGTATCCCTTCGTCGAGCGCTCGGTACTGAATTTCGGTATTCCCGCTCTGGCCGGGACATCGCTCTCGGGCGCGGACCTGCCCGTGATCGAGCGCAAGGTTAAACAAGCTATTCTCGATTTCGAACCACGTATCCTGCCGGATACGGTGAAGGTCCGAGTCGCTGCATCGGACAACATGAATCTCAAAGCAATGACCTTCACAATCGAAGGAGAGTTGTGGGCACAGCCGTTGCCCCTGCATCTTTACATTCGCACCGAAATCGACCTCGATACCGGCTACGCGCAGGTTGTCGATTTGAATGGGTAG
- a CDS encoding type VI secretion system accessory protein TagJ — translation MSIIAAEESLKEGRLDDALAQLQDQVRRSPAEVKYRIFLFQLLALMGRWERALTQLNVCGDLDAANLAMVQTYREAIRCELLREKVFRGEISPLVFGQPEQWIALLIEASKLAAQNDYSSAVRLRDQAFEAAPTTSGTIDGKAFDWLADSDSRLGPVLEAIVNGRYYWIPFCRIARIELEPPSDLRDLVWLPAHFTWSNGGSTVGLIPSRYPGSESAAGAAICMARRTEWEEPVEGYALGSGQRVLVTNEGDFSLFDIREIALNADATENDG, via the coding sequence ATGTCCATCATCGCTGCCGAAGAAAGTCTTAAAGAAGGTCGCCTGGACGATGCGTTAGCTCAGCTTCAAGACCAGGTGCGCCGCAGTCCTGCCGAGGTCAAATACCGCATATTTCTATTTCAGTTATTGGCGCTCATGGGGCGCTGGGAACGGGCTCTCACGCAACTGAATGTGTGTGGCGATCTGGATGCGGCCAATCTCGCGATGGTGCAGACCTATCGCGAGGCTATTCGATGCGAACTGCTCCGGGAAAAAGTGTTCCGCGGGGAGATTTCACCGCTGGTTTTCGGTCAGCCAGAACAATGGATCGCGCTTCTGATAGAGGCATCCAAGCTTGCGGCGCAAAACGATTACTCGAGCGCCGTTCGGCTTCGGGATCAGGCTTTCGAAGCGGCCCCTACGACTTCCGGTACCATCGACGGCAAAGCGTTTGATTGGCTCGCCGACAGCGACAGCCGTTTGGGACCGGTTTTGGAAGCCATCGTGAACGGGCGTTATTACTGGATACCGTTTTGCCGAATCGCCCGCATCGAGCTCGAACCGCCCAGCGATCTTCGCGATTTGGTTTGGCTTCCCGCTCATTTCACCTGGAGCAACGGTGGTTCAACCGTAGGTCTGATTCCTTCCCGCTATCCAGGATCGGAGAGTGCAGCCGGGGCAGCCATTTGCATGGCGAGAAGAACCGAATGGGAGGAGCCGGTCGAAGGCTATGCCTTAGGTTCTGGGCAACGGGTGCTGGTTACCAACGAGGGTGATTTCTCGCTCTTCGATATTCGAGAAATCGCTTTGAACGCTGACGCAACCGAAAACGATGGCTGA
- a CDS encoding Hcp family type VI secretion system effector, with the protein MAVDMFIKIGPIKGESKDATHKEEIDVLAWSWGMANSGTTHMGGGGGSGKVAVQDLSFTKYVDKSTPDLIQSCCNGKHFDQAVLVVRKAGETPLEYLTITMEQVLISSISTGGSGGEDRLTENVTLNFAKFKVKYIEQTEKGAAGAKPEAGWDIAGNVKQ; encoded by the coding sequence ATGGCTGTTGATATGTTCATCAAAATCGGTCCGATTAAAGGCGAATCGAAAGACGCCACACATAAGGAAGAGATCGATGTCCTAGCTTGGAGCTGGGGTATGGCCAATAGCGGCACCACTCACATGGGAGGTGGTGGCGGATCGGGTAAGGTCGCCGTGCAGGATTTGAGCTTTACCAAGTACGTCGATAAATCCACCCCGGATCTGATTCAGAGCTGCTGCAACGGCAAGCACTTCGACCAAGCCGTTCTAGTGGTCCGTAAAGCGGGCGAAACCCCCTTGGAATACCTGACCATTACCATGGAGCAAGTCCTGATCAGCTCGATTTCCACCGGCGGTTCCGGTGGCGAAGATCGCCTGACCGAGAACGTCACGCTCAATTTCGCTAAGTTCAAGGTGAAATACATAGAACAAACCGAAAAAGGAGCAGCAGGCGCGAAACCGGAGGCCGGCTGGGATATCGCGGGGAACGTAAAACAATAA
- the tssC gene encoding type VI secretion system contractile sheath large subunit has translation MAELETQAATEVAEQVGEFADFKSLLNKEFKPKTDRAREAVESAVSTLAEFVLKDVSKVSDDAIKTIQSIIAEIDRKLTEQVNAIIHHEDFQQLESAWRGLHYLVNNTETDEMLKIRVLNISKKELGKTLKKFKGTSWDQSPIFKKFYEEEYGQFGGKPIGCIVGDYYFDHSPPDVELLGEMAKICAAAHAPFIAAAAPTVMQMDSWAELANPRDLTKIFQTPEYAAWRSLRESEDSRYIGLTMPRFLARLPYGAKTSPVEEFDFEEDTEGADSRKYVWANSAYAMAVNINRSFKLYGWCSRIRGVESGGAVEGLPVHTFPTDDGGVDMKCPTEIAISDRREAELAKNGFMPLIHKKNSDFAAFIGAQSLQKPAEYDDPDATANANLAARLPYLFATCRFAHYLKCIVRDKIGSFKEREDMQRWLQSWIYNYVDPNPAMSDEIDKARKPLAAAEVVVDEVEGNPGYYSAKFFLRPHYQLEGLTVSLRLVSKLPSVKGG, from the coding sequence ATGGCCGAATTAGAGACCCAAGCCGCAACTGAGGTTGCTGAACAAGTCGGCGAGTTTGCGGACTTCAAGAGCCTCCTGAACAAAGAATTCAAGCCGAAAACCGACCGTGCTCGAGAGGCGGTCGAGTCAGCCGTGAGCACCTTGGCAGAGTTCGTGCTCAAGGATGTTTCTAAGGTTTCCGACGATGCGATCAAAACGATTCAGTCCATCATCGCGGAAATAGACCGCAAGCTCACGGAGCAGGTGAATGCCATCATTCATCACGAGGACTTCCAGCAGTTGGAGAGCGCGTGGCGAGGATTGCATTACCTGGTCAACAATACCGAGACCGATGAGATGCTCAAGATTCGTGTCCTGAACATCTCGAAAAAAGAGCTCGGAAAGACCCTGAAAAAATTCAAAGGCACATCTTGGGATCAAAGCCCGATTTTCAAGAAGTTCTACGAGGAAGAATACGGGCAGTTCGGCGGCAAGCCGATCGGCTGCATCGTAGGCGACTATTATTTCGACCACTCTCCGCCGGATGTCGAACTCCTGGGTGAAATGGCGAAGATTTGCGCTGCGGCGCACGCGCCGTTCATCGCGGCGGCGGCACCGACTGTAATGCAAATGGACTCGTGGGCCGAACTGGCCAACCCTCGAGACCTCACAAAGATTTTCCAAACGCCCGAATATGCGGCATGGCGTTCGCTGCGGGAATCGGAGGATTCGCGTTATATCGGACTCACCATGCCGAGATTCCTGGCTCGTTTGCCCTACGGAGCGAAAACCTCTCCGGTCGAGGAGTTCGACTTCGAGGAAGATACGGAAGGAGCCGACAGTCGGAAATATGTTTGGGCCAATTCGGCGTATGCCATGGCTGTCAACATTAATCGATCATTCAAGCTCTACGGCTGGTGCTCCAGAATTCGCGGCGTGGAATCGGGCGGGGCCGTGGAGGGGCTGCCGGTGCATACCTTCCCAACCGACGACGGTGGCGTGGACATGAAATGTCCCACAGAAATCGCAATCAGCGACCGGCGTGAAGCGGAACTGGCCAAGAACGGCTTTATGCCACTGATCCACAAGAAGAATTCTGATTTCGCGGCGTTCATCGGAGCGCAGTCTTTGCAAAAGCCGGCCGAATACGATGATCCCGACGCGACGGCCAACGCCAATCTGGCGGCGCGGCTTCCTTACTTGTTCGCCACCTGCCGGTTCGCCCATTACCTGAAGTGCATCGTGAGGGACAAGATCGGTTCGTTCAAGGAACGGGAGGACATGCAGAGATGGCTGCAAAGCTGGATTTACAACTATGTCGATCCGAATCCGGCGATGTCCGACGAGATCGACAAGGCTCGAAAGCCCCTGGCGGCGGCCGAGGTTGTTGTGGATGAGGTCGAGGGCAATCCAGGCTATTACTCCGCGAAGTTCTTTCTTAGACCACATTACCAGCTCGAAGGGCTTACGGTGTCGTTACGGCTGGTATCCAAGCTACCCTCAGTCAAAGGAGGCTAG
- the tssB gene encoding type VI secretion system contractile sheath small subunit, translated as MAESSQKFIARNRAPRVQIEYDVEVYGAEKKVQLPFVMAVMADLSGKPTDPLPPVADRKLLEIDVDNFNERLKAMKPRVAFQVPNTLTGEGNLSVDITFESMDDFSPAAVAKKVEGLNKLLEARNQLANLITYMDGKTGAEELIAKVINDPALLQALASAPKPADEAGANASSSEE; from the coding sequence GTGGCAGAAAGTAGCCAGAAATTTATCGCTCGAAACCGCGCTCCGCGCGTTCAAATCGAGTATGACGTGGAAGTTTATGGTGCCGAGAAAAAGGTCCAGCTCCCGTTCGTTATGGCCGTCATGGCAGATTTATCGGGGAAACCCACGGATCCACTGCCGCCGGTGGCGGATAGGAAACTGCTGGAAATTGACGTCGACAATTTCAACGAGCGGCTCAAGGCCATGAAGCCCCGTGTGGCGTTTCAAGTGCCCAATACCTTGACCGGCGAAGGTAATCTCAGCGTCGACATCACGTTTGAGAGCATGGACGATTTCTCGCCCGCTGCGGTTGCGAAGAAGGTGGAAGGACTCAACAAGCTGCTCGAAGCGCGCAACCAATTGGCCAATTTGATTACCTACATGGATGGGAAAACCGGCGCCGAAGAATTGATCGCCAAAGTTATCAACGATCCCGCGTTACTGCAGGCACTGGCTTCGGCTCCGAAGCCGGCGGACGAAGCGGGTGCAAATGCTTCGAGCAGTGAGGAGTAA